The Theropithecus gelada isolate Dixy chromosome 11, Tgel_1.0, whole genome shotgun sequence genome includes a region encoding these proteins:
- the C11H12orf60 gene encoding uncharacterized protein C12orf60 homolog yields MSSESEKDKERLIQAAKMFFFHVQDFASVTNTLTELFNRSMNTQILLMAVKNNSNIKDFFEQMLKIFKEMQSVVDAKHDKIQKESLGSKVAMAMYSVFQKGTNVEELHQSAKEVFKSAHTPVIISALNSSNILGSLESSLSHLMKFPIMNLQLSDFYTEDTKEQSDVTTSERTRSPDSSKATMIDTLKKLQDALKTEDSKNPIESAADLLEQIVKAMGPILEILQKAIKTMEMNISVFKKASDK; encoded by the coding sequence ATGTCTTCAGAGTCAGAAAAGGATAAAGAGAGACTGATTCAAGCTGCCAAAATGTTCTTCTTTCATGTACAAGATTTTGCTTCTGTCACAAACACACTGACTGAGTTGTTTAACCGCAGTATGAATACTCAAATCCTTTTGATGGCTGTGAAAAACAATAGTAACATTAAGGATTTTTTTGAGCAAATGCTCAAAATTTTTAAGGAGATGCAATCTGTAGTGGATGCAAAAcatgacaaaattcaaaaggagTCTTTAGGTTCCAAGGTTGCAATGGCCATGTACTCTGTGTTTCAGAAGGGTACCAATGTAGAGGAGTTGCATCAGTCAGCTAAAGAAGTGTTCAAAAGTGCCCATACACCAGTCATCATCTCTGCGCTAAACAGCAGTAACATCCTTGGGAGTTTGGAATCTTCTCTTTCACACTTGATGAAATTCCCCATCATGAATCTTCAATTAAGTGACTTCTATACAGAAGACACCAAAGAGCAATCAGATGTCACCACATCGGAGAGAACCAGGAGTCCAGATTCTTCCAAAGCCACTATGATAGACACCTTGAAAAAACTGCAGGATGCACTAAAAACTGAGGATTCCAAAAATCCCATAGAGTCAGCAGCAGATTTGTTGGAACAAATTGTCAAGGCTATGGGACCAATCTTAGAGATTCTCCAAAAAGCCATAAAGACTATGGAAATGAATATTTCTGTGTTTAAGAAAGCCAGTGACAAGTAG
- the ART4 gene encoding ecto-ADP-ribosyltransferase 4: MKMQGQRRSTCDTSKWGPLINRCKKILLPTTAAPTVIRIWLLGGLLPFLLLLSGLQRPTDGSEVAMKIDFDFAPGSFDDQYQGCSKEVMEKLTQGDYFTKDIEAQKNYFGMWQKAHLTWLNQGKVLPQNMTTTHAVAILFYTLNSNVRSNFTRAVAYVARAPQQYERSFQFKYLHYYLTTAVQLLRKDSVMKNGTPLCYKVHYRTKDVHFSAYTGATIRFGQFLSTSLLKEEAQEFGNQTLFTIFTCLGAPVQYFSLKKEVLIPPYELFKVINMSSHPRGNWLQLRSTGNLSTYNCQLLKASSKKCIPDPVTIASLSFLASVIIFSKSLILGL; the protein is encoded by the exons ATGAAGATGCAAGGGCAAAGGAGAAGCACTTGTGACACAAGCAAATGGGGTCCATTGATCAACAGATGCAAGAAGATTCTTCTCCCAACTACTGCAGCTCCTACAGTGATAAGAATCTGGCTCCTTGGAGGCCTGCTGCCATTCCTGCTGCTCCTCTCTGGCCTGCAGAGACCCACAGACGGTTCTGAG gtTGCAATGAAAATCGACTTTGACTTCGCACCAGGTTCCTTTGATGATCAGTACCAAGGCTGTAGCAAAGAGGTTATGGAGAAACTAACTCAAGGGGATTATTTCACAAAAGACATAGAAGCCCAGAAGAATTACTTTGGGATGTGGCAAAAAGCTCACTTAACCTGGCTTAACCAAGGAAAAGTTCTACCCCAGAACATGACTACCACGCATGCTGTGgctattttgttttatacattgaACAGCAATGTTCGTTCTAACTTTACTAGAGCCGTGGCCTATGTTGCCAGGGCTCCACAGCAGTATGAACGTTCATTCCAATTCAAATATTTACACTACTACCTCACCACAGCAGTCCAGCTGCTGAGGAAAGACAGCGTCATGAAGAATGGCACTCCTCTGTGCTATAAGGTGCATTATAGGACGAAGGATGTCCACTTCAGCGCCTACACAGGTGCCACCATTCGATTTGGCCAATTCCTCTCCACATCCCTCCTAAAAGAAGAGGCACAGGAGTTTGGGAACCAGACACTATTTACCATATTCACCTGCCTGGGTGCACCTGTACAATACTTCTCCCTCAAGAAGGAAGTCTTGATCCCTCCCTATGAGTTGTTCAAAGTTATAAATATGAGCTCCCACCCAAGAGGAAACTGGTTGCAGTTGAGGTCAACTGGGAACCTGAGCACGTACAACTGTCAGCTGCTAAAAG ctTCCAGCAAGAAATGCATCCCTGATCCTGTAACTATTGCATCTCTCTCCTTTTTGGCCAGTGTCATCATCTTTTCCAAAAGCCTTATACTCGGCTTGTGA